GACGGCGCCTGCCGGAATTTTCGAACGCCACCTTGATAAGGGAACGCGACCCGACGTTTATCCTCGTCTCTCGGTGATGCAGGGGGCGGTCAAATATCTCGGATACGCTGATGAACATTGCTCTGAGCCGGAAGAGATCATGGTGATCAATGCCGGCGAGTTTGGCGTGTTTCCTCCGGAAAAGTGGCACAATATTGAGGTCATGACGGATGATACCTATTTTAACATCGACTTTTTTGTCGCGCCGGAAGTACTGATGGAAGGGGCGACCTCACGAAAAGTCATTCATGCCGGGAGAGAATAATAATGGGAAAAGCTACTTATACCGTCACGGTCACGAATAATAGCAACGGCGTCTCTGTGGACTATGAAACGGAAGCACCGATGACGTTGCTGGTACCTGAAGTTGCAGCAGAAGTTGTGAAGGATTTGGTCAATACCGTGCGTTCCTACGATACCGAAAACGAACACGACGTTTGCGGTTGGTAAGGATCTTGTAGTATCTATTTGATATAAAGTGATTTTTTAAATCAGAAGCCGCATCGCGCGTCGCCAGCGTGATGCGGTTTTTGCGTATTGAAAAGCGCTGTTTATTTACATCAGACATGGGTTGAAAAGAAACATTAAGAAAACATTAAGAATATCGCATTGTTTGCTAATGAGAGCGTATTCATAAAACTTATGATTGGGTATTAAAAACCAGAAGAGTCTTATAATCATGAAACTCGATACCCGATTAACTTCGTCAGCACTTACTCTTGCGCTTGCCGCTGTGGTCATCCCGTTTACGGCGGACTGGCAATTGCCTTTGCTTAACGGCGTGGTGGTCCGATGGATTGAAAACGGACAAGCGTTATGGTTACTGTTTGGGGCGCTATTTACCGCCTGGTATATACGGCCACTTTCCCGTCCCGAAGGGGCAAAGCAGTTTTGGCTATGGGCTGTTGTCTGGTGGGTGGTGCTATTGGGTAGAAGCACCAGTTGGGGGCGTGACTATTTCCCTGACGAGCCGCGTATGCTGTTCAGAACGATTTCAGTGATATTAATTGCTGCGTTAGTCTTGCCAGTCCTGTTTTCTGCCGGGCTACGTAAGGAGATTGTTCGTCGCCTACGGGACGTTCCTCTGCCATTGTGGCTGTTTGCCGTGACGACATGTTCATATCTGATTTCCGACACTGTCGAGCATCATCGGTGGTTGTCGCCGATATTCCTGCATAACGCTCGTTACACGGATTTGATTGAAGAGCTTTATGAAGTGCCATTTATGATCGGTTTGTTTATGGTGACCGTGGGGTTTATGCAGCAGGACAAGCAGGATGAATGTACGGCGCTGGAGATGACCCCGTATCACGCAAAATAGCGCGGCTGAAAAAAGACCATGAATTCGACATGGGATAGATAGCGGTTAGCAAAAAAAGCCCGCACTCGGTGAGGCGGGCAAATAATACTGGAAGCAATGTGAGCAATGTCGTACCGAACAGGTGGGTTATAAACTCAACCACTCGGTATTGATAAAGATAATCGTTATCATTAATGATTGCAACCCTGATATTTATGCGCTTTTATCCACGACGCTAAAAGGTGATGGACATCACAAACTTCACTTTCCTGACGATGTGCTATTCTTTTTAACGGCAAATAAACCGCTAACGTTAAGACATAAGTGAGGAAAAAATGGGCATTCTTTCATGGATTATTTTTGGACTTATTGCGGGTATTTTGGCTAAGTGGATCATGCCAGGTAAAGATGGCGGCGGATTCTTTATGACGATCATTCTGGGGATCGTTGGTGCGGTAGTCGGAGGATGGATCAGTACGTTCTTTGGCTTTG
This DNA window, taken from Salmonella enterica subsp. enterica serovar Typhimurium str. LT2, encodes the following:
- the yeaR gene encoding putative cytoplasmic protein (similar to E. coli orf, hypothetical protein (AAC74867.1); Blastp hit to AAC74867.1 (119 aa), 83% identity in aa 1 - 119), which encodes MRQIPQNHIHTRSTPFWNKETAPAGIFERHLDKGTRPDVYPRLSVMQGAVKYLGYADEHCSEPEEIMVINAGEFGVFPPEKWHNIEVMTDDTYFNIDFFVAPEVLMEGATSRKVIHAGRE
- the yoaG gene encoding putative cytoplasmic protein (similar to E. coli orf, hypothetical protein (AAC74866.1); Blastp hit to AAC74866.1 (60 aa), 96% identity in aa 1 - 60) → MGKATYTVTVTNNSNGVSVDYETEAPMTLLVPEVAAEVVKDLVNTVRSYDTENEHDVCGW
- a CDS encoding putative nitric oxide reductase: MKLDTRLTSSALTLALAAVVIPFTADWQLPLLNGVVVRWIENGQALWLLFGALFTAWYIRPLSRPEGAKQFWLWAVVWWVVLLGRSTSWGRDYFPDEPRMLFRTISVILIAALVLPVLFSAGLRKEIVRRLRDVPLPLWLFAVTTCSYLISDTVEHHRWLSPIFLHNARYTDLIEELYEVPFMIGLFMVTVGFMQQDKQDECTALEMTPYHAK
- the yeaQ gene encoding putative inner membrane protein (similar to E. coli orf, hypothetical protein (AAC74865.1); Blastp hit to AAC74865.1 (82 aa), 95% identity in aa 1 - 82), with amino-acid sequence MGILSWIIFGLIAGILAKWIMPGKDGGGFFMTIILGIVGAVVGGWISTFFGFGKVDGFNFGSFAVAVIGAIVVLLIYRKIKS